The Borreliella andersonii genome has a segment encoding these proteins:
- a CDS encoding tetratricopeptide repeat protein, with protein sequence MEVRYLRYIFYAFMIFIFIFLIYYILSYFKSFSSSYLKAGPTEVDLLLLWDKKEYKEIIDYAENDIKNHKFDFNLNLLLGFSYFYYSLIVNEGYLKGEFLDKSIERLRFLISISDGVSISPLYYILGKAYSHKGEFYSELAVKFLKKALSADNFGFVNIKEDIFEYLGYSYQLLRDYKSSLKFFEKAFNENKSDLVLWSLAYVNYKLNDTNKSVEYIKKIIEEEKKKLSKGEKTDENLIQKVYLLYGDILLDKGDYDNAFNYYNKVLEINSSNSSVYVKIGDVYRKKDKDYPKARKYWREALNLNPYLEAARERLGITLEDF encoded by the coding sequence ATGGAAGTAAGATATTTAAGATATATTTTTTATGCATTTATGATTTTTATTTTCATTTTTTTAATTTATTACATTTTATCATATTTTAAATCTTTTTCTAGTTCTTATTTAAAAGCAGGGCCAACAGAAGTTGATTTACTTTTACTTTGGGATAAAAAAGAATATAAAGAAATAATAGATTATGCTGAGAATGATATTAAAAATCATAAATTTGATTTTAATTTAAATTTACTTTTGGGATTTTCATATTTTTATTATTCTTTAATAGTAAATGAAGGATATTTAAAAGGAGAATTTTTAGATAAATCCATAGAAAGATTAAGGTTTTTAATTTCTATAAGTGATGGAGTTTCCATAAGCCCTTTGTATTATATATTGGGAAAGGCATATTCTCATAAAGGAGAGTTTTATAGTGAGCTTGCTGTAAAATTTTTAAAAAAAGCCTTAAGTGCTGATAATTTTGGTTTCGTGAATATTAAAGAAGATATTTTTGAATATTTGGGATATTCGTATCAGCTTTTAAGAGATTACAAGTCTAGTTTGAAGTTTTTTGAAAAAGCTTTTAATGAAAATAAATCTGATTTAGTGCTTTGGAGTTTGGCTTATGTTAATTATAAGTTGAATGATACAAACAAAAGCGTTGAGTATATAAAAAAGATAATAGAAGAAGAGAAAAAGAAATTGTCAAAGGGTGAGAAAACGGATGAAAATTTAATTCAAAAGGTATATTTGCTTTATGGAGACATTTTATTAGATAAAGGTGATTATGACAATGCTTTTAATTACTATAATAAAGTTCTAGAAATTAATAGTTCAAATTCTAGCGTTTATGTTAAAATAGGAGATGTATATAGAAAGAAAGATAAAGATTATCCTAAAGCTAGAAAATACTGGAGAGAAGCTCTCAATCTTAATCCTTATTTAGAAGCAGCAAGAGAGAGGCTTGGAATTACTTTGGAAGACTTTTAG
- a CDS encoding rod shape-determining protein, with amino-acid sequence MNLFKSFLIDIGIDLGTCNTLVYIKDYGVVMSEPSVVAIDVTKGNKVVAVGRNAKKMLWKTPENIKAVRPLRDGVIADIENTEKMIKYFINQIFSRKKLFFKPRMVIGVPTCITEVERRAVKESAMNAGAREVKVIEESLAAAIGSDIPIFEPTGHMVCDIGGGTTEISVISLGGMVVSRAIRTGGDEFDESIIKYMRNSHNIIIGQQTAEKLKIKIGNVYPDIQNLRVEKIDIKGTDAVTGLPRKQLVDSMEVRESLQEPINVVVDEVKRTLGATPPELATDIVERGIILTGGGALLKGLNRLLSKETGVPVYVADNPLLSVAVGAGLFYDYANRIDISKNIYSFINE; translated from the coding sequence TTGAATTTGTTTAAGTCTTTTTTGATAGATATTGGCATTGATCTTGGAACATGTAATACGTTGGTTTATATTAAAGATTATGGTGTGGTTATGAGTGAGCCCTCTGTTGTTGCAATAGATGTTACCAAAGGTAATAAAGTTGTTGCGGTTGGTAGAAATGCTAAAAAAATGCTGTGGAAGACTCCAGAAAATATTAAAGCTGTTAGACCACTTAGAGATGGAGTTATTGCTGACATTGAGAATACAGAGAAGATGATAAAGTATTTTATTAATCAAATTTTTTCTCGTAAAAAATTATTTTTTAAGCCAAGAATGGTAATAGGTGTTCCCACTTGTATTACAGAGGTTGAGCGAAGAGCTGTAAAAGAGAGCGCAATGAATGCTGGTGCAAGAGAAGTTAAAGTAATAGAAGAGTCTCTTGCAGCTGCTATTGGATCTGATATTCCTATTTTTGAACCTACAGGTCACATGGTTTGTGATATTGGAGGTGGAACTACAGAGATATCTGTTATTTCTCTTGGCGGTATGGTTGTAAGTAGGGCAATTAGGACTGGTGGTGATGAATTTGATGAAAGCATAATAAAATATATGAGAAATTCTCATAATATTATCATAGGTCAACAGACAGCAGAAAAATTGAAAATTAAGATAGGAAATGTGTATCCTGATATTCAAAATTTAAGGGTAGAAAAAATAGATATTAAGGGTACAGATGCTGTAACTGGTCTTCCTAGAAAGCAACTTGTTGATTCTATGGAGGTAAGAGAGTCTTTACAAGAACCTATAAATGTTGTTGTAGATGAAGTTAAGCGCACTCTTGGTGCAACACCTCCAGAGCTTGCTACAGATATTGTTGAGCGCGGCATCATTTTGACAGGAGGAGGGGCTCTTCTTAAGGGTTTAAATAGACTTCTTTCGAAAGAGACCGGAGTTCCTGTTTATGTTGCAGACAATCCGCTTCTCTCCGTAGCTGTTGGTGCCGGGCTATTTTATGATTATGCTAATAGAATAGATATTAGTAAGAATATTTACAGTTTTATCAATGAATAA
- the mreC gene encoding rod shape-determining protein MreC: MNFLVKFKNFIKVLLVLIVSLVFMIYDSSSIQKRKSDNFLFFTLNSYIQSRMHGVFSFISNVFKTVSEYKNYKDKIEFYKKRIQQLEIVTQNIQSLRQENARLKEQLNFYSSSSSDFISAEIIYLNYSNISTLMAINKGFNDGIEKDMIAVAYQDGFSGLVGKVVKVYSNTAKILPLTNYENFVSARIQSSRFIGLIEGNGYGKKLEMNYVNRLAEKDLKIGDSIVTAGFSEYPVGIYIGKITNFHILDYNSLLKIEVEPAIVLDKLEYVFLVKNNKEIGE; encoded by the coding sequence ATGAATTTTCTTGTCAAATTCAAGAATTTTATCAAAGTGCTTTTAGTATTGATAGTTTCTCTTGTTTTTATGATTTATGATTCAAGCAGTATTCAAAAGAGGAAATCTGATAATTTTTTGTTTTTTACTCTTAATTCTTATATTCAAAGCAGAATGCATGGGGTTTTTAGTTTTATTTCCAATGTTTTTAAAACTGTAAGTGAATACAAAAATTACAAGGACAAGATAGAATTTTATAAAAAAAGAATACAACAGCTTGAAATAGTAACTCAGAATATACAGTCACTAAGGCAAGAGAATGCTCGTCTTAAAGAGCAATTAAATTTTTATTCGTCAAGCTCTAGCGATTTTATTTCAGCGGAGATTATATATTTAAACTATTCAAACATATCTACTTTAATGGCTATTAATAAAGGATTCAATGATGGGATAGAAAAGGATATGATAGCAGTTGCATATCAGGATGGATTTAGTGGTCTTGTAGGCAAAGTTGTAAAGGTTTATTCTAATACTGCTAAGATTTTGCCTTTGACTAATTATGAAAATTTTGTATCGGCAAGAATTCAAAGTAGTAGGTTTATAGGTCTTATAGAGGGCAATGGTTATGGTAAAAAGCTCGAAATGAATTATGTTAATAGGCTTGCTGAAAAAGATTTAAAAATAGGCGATTCTATTGTTACTGCTGGGTTTAGTGAATATCCGGTTGGTATTTATATTGGAAAGATTACAAATTTTCATATTCTTGATTACAATTCTCTTTTAAAAATAGAAGTAGAGCCAGCTATAGTTTTAGATAAGCTTGAGTATGTTTTTCTTGTTAAAAACAACAAAGAGATTGGTGAATAA
- the mreD gene encoding rod shape-determining protein MreD, protein MAAFSTYFIFSAFLGKIFQHYFATYFYFSIDIFLIFLVFNSLNFIFNVGLLSSILYGLLMDYFTGLPLGFFVFGYTIIFYFNNKMKLFMPKNMLSMTIFFILSKAILWFLAIVFYDVVDLKSFNYSIFNLDLVVNLMFINFLYPIQNYFTKSFYSFKEDY, encoded by the coding sequence ATGGCAGCATTCTCTACATATTTTATTTTTAGCGCATTTTTAGGTAAAATTTTTCAACACTACTTTGCAACTTATTTTTATTTTTCAATAGATATTTTTTTAATTTTTCTAGTTTTTAATTCTTTGAATTTTATTTTTAATGTGGGATTATTATCTAGTATTTTATATGGTCTTCTTATGGATTATTTTACGGGATTACCACTTGGGTTTTTTGTTTTTGGGTATACGATAATATTTTATTTTAACAATAAAATGAAGTTATTCATGCCTAAAAATATGCTAAGCATGACAATATTTTTTATTCTTTCAAAAGCTATATTATGGTTTTTAGCTATTGTGTTTTATGATGTAGTAGATTTAAAATCTTTTAATTATTCAATTTTTAACCTTGATCTTGTTGTAAATCTAATGTTTATTAACTTTTTATATCCAATTCAAAATTATTTTACTAAAAGTTTTTATTCTTTTAAAGAGGATTATTAG
- the mrdA gene encoding penicillin-binding protein 2: MGVIANFRYKFGIFFLIVIMVLYLAILFQMQIGRHLFYDREANVFLSRLEKINASRGEILDSNSNILANNLTMFVLKISLQQYYNMPAATRIEMIDYLSSTLDIDKSIILSKLQEPGGYLKDVEIIELTPKMLFKISEKKFYYPALLWTYSFRRNYLVDDSYSHSIGYVGQINQRELRTFYNVRGYDNTSTIGKLGIEQVYDNYIRGQEGLIKYKVDSKERRIDDGSIIKNMVPGNDVVLNINKDIQDLAKNALGKRYGSIVVLKPSTGAVLALHNYPYYSMKDVYNKDNKEDYSFLNKAIQSVYPPASIFKLVVAAAILEERVIDKDRKIYCPGYFKVGNRIFHCWKPGGHGYVNLEEAIAHSSNVYFYTLGLKYLGVDKIRKYAKEFGFGEKTGIDLPNEVAGLLPSPEWKEKTFNQPWVGGDTVNFSIGQGFLNATPMQIVNMVAMIANEGVVYKPRIVNKILKGGTNKVILENKPEILRKTKLISKNTFKLLKKYMRSVVTYGTARYAVLTKAVKVGGKTGTGQTGIDGFENSSFIGLAPYNGSSDNQIIVFSLVEAKSNVDWWPAKSTDLIMQGIFANQSYEDILKSYRPWYIR; encoded by the coding sequence GTGGGTGTTATAGCAAATTTTAGATACAAGTTTGGCATATTTTTTTTAATAGTGATTATGGTGCTTTATTTGGCGATTTTATTTCAAATGCAAATTGGTAGGCATTTATTTTATGACAGAGAAGCTAATGTTTTTTTATCAAGACTAGAAAAAATCAATGCTTCAAGGGGTGAGATTTTAGATTCTAATTCCAATATTTTGGCAAATAATTTAACTATGTTTGTTTTAAAGATAAGTTTGCAACAGTATTATAATATGCCTGCTGCTACTAGAATTGAGATGATAGACTATTTGTCAAGCACTCTAGATATTGATAAATCAATTATTTTGTCTAAGCTTCAAGAGCCTGGTGGATATCTTAAAGATGTTGAAATAATTGAACTTACCCCAAAGATGCTTTTTAAAATTTCTGAAAAAAAATTTTATTATCCTGCTCTTTTATGGACATATTCTTTTAGGCGCAACTATTTAGTTGATGATTCATATTCACATTCAATCGGTTATGTTGGGCAAATAAATCAAAGAGAGCTTAGAACGTTTTATAATGTTAGGGGGTATGATAATACTTCTACGATTGGAAAGTTAGGTATTGAACAAGTTTATGATAATTACATTAGGGGGCAAGAGGGATTAATAAAATATAAAGTAGACTCTAAGGAGAGAAGAATAGACGATGGTTCTATTATAAAAAATATGGTTCCTGGTAATGATGTTGTGCTTAATATTAATAAAGATATTCAAGATCTTGCTAAGAATGCTTTGGGCAAAAGGTATGGTTCTATTGTAGTATTAAAACCATCAACTGGTGCTGTTCTTGCTCTTCACAATTATCCTTATTATTCTATGAAAGATGTTTACAACAAAGATAATAAGGAAGATTACTCTTTTTTAAATAAAGCAATTCAATCTGTTTACCCGCCTGCATCTATTTTTAAATTAGTTGTTGCTGCTGCCATTCTTGAGGAGAGAGTTATAGATAAAGATCGTAAAATTTATTGCCCTGGATATTTTAAGGTTGGAAATAGAATTTTTCATTGTTGGAAGCCTGGTGGTCATGGATATGTTAATTTGGAAGAGGCGATTGCACATTCTTCTAATGTTTATTTTTATACACTTGGGCTTAAGTATCTTGGGGTTGATAAAATTAGAAAATATGCAAAAGAATTTGGTTTTGGAGAAAAAACAGGGATTGATTTGCCAAATGAAGTAGCTGGCCTTCTTCCTAGTCCTGAGTGGAAAGAAAAAACTTTTAATCAGCCTTGGGTAGGAGGAGATACTGTAAATTTTTCAATAGGTCAAGGATTTTTAAATGCTACTCCTATGCAGATTGTTAATATGGTTGCTATGATTGCAAATGAAGGTGTTGTATATAAACCTAGAATTGTAAATAAAATTTTAAAAGGCGGTACTAATAAAGTTATTCTTGAAAATAAACCAGAAATATTAAGAAAGACAAAACTTATTAGTAAAAACACATTTAAACTTTTGAAAAAATATATGAGAAGTGTTGTAACTTATGGTACAGCAAGATATGCAGTTCTTACGAAAGCTGTTAAGGTTGGAGGGAAAACAGGCACTGGTCAAACTGGTATAGATGGCTTTGAAAATAGTTCTTTTATTGGCCTTGCCCCTTATAACGGTTCATCTGATAATCAAATTATTGTTTTTAGTTTGGTTGAGGCAAAAAGTAATGTGGATTGGTGGCCTGCAAAATCTACAGATTTAATAATGCAAGGCATTTTTGCAAATCAAAGTTACGAAGATATTCTTAAAAGTTATAGGCCATGGTATATTAGGTAG
- the rodA gene encoding rod shape-determining protein RodA, with the protein MVFRKNYDYLALISLFIVSFVGIMLIYSSDYNISGSLTKNEYIKQTFWVIIGFFLIFVVGKYDLKFVYSMVYPFYFLLILALIFTAFFGITVNGARSWIGIWKLGGQPSEFGKVIIILTLSKFYTEKKGYNEFFTFIAAFLLIFPSVILILLQPDFGTAIVYLTIFIFISFFAGIDLHYVLAFALIGFFSFVFAILPVWYEYKVNMGNVFYLIFSNPFYFKVILGVLLLILLISVLGFFISKYGLSIKIIYFYVCFASSILLVSIVFSKVLSKLMKTYQIKRFLVFLDPAIDAKGAGWNLNQVKIAIGSGGLLGKGFLKGPYTHANYVPSQSTDFIFSILAEEFGFLGVSTILILFFILFFKFLIIMNKSQDRYMALVLSGILGLLFFHTSFNVGMSLGVLPITGIPFPFLSYGGSSTITFFLAMSFYFNIESIVAMD; encoded by the coding sequence ATGGTGTTTAGAAAAAATTATGATTATCTGGCTTTGATAAGCTTATTTATAGTTTCTTTTGTTGGTATAATGTTGATTTATTCTAGCGATTATAACATTAGTGGGTCTTTAACTAAGAATGAATATATAAAACAAACCTTTTGGGTAATTATTGGATTTTTTCTAATTTTTGTAGTGGGCAAATATGATTTAAAATTTGTTTATAGCATGGTATATCCTTTTTATTTTTTATTAATATTGGCTTTAATTTTTACTGCATTTTTTGGAATTACAGTAAATGGAGCAAGGTCTTGGATTGGTATATGGAAACTTGGAGGACAGCCTTCTGAATTTGGCAAAGTTATTATTATTTTGACTCTTTCAAAATTTTATACTGAAAAAAAGGGTTATAATGAATTTTTCACCTTTATTGCTGCATTTTTATTAATTTTTCCATCGGTAATTCTTATATTATTGCAACCCGATTTTGGTACAGCAATAGTATATTTAACCATTTTTATATTTATTTCTTTTTTTGCAGGAATAGATTTGCATTATGTTTTAGCATTTGCTTTAATAGGGTTTTTTTCTTTTGTTTTTGCAATTTTACCGGTTTGGTATGAATATAAGGTAAATATGGGTAATGTATTTTATCTTATTTTTTCAAATCCTTTTTATTTTAAAGTAATATTGGGAGTTCTGCTTTTAATACTTTTGATTTCTGTTTTAGGATTTTTTATTTCTAAATATGGTTTGAGCATTAAAATAATTTATTTTTATGTATGTTTTGCAAGTTCTATTTTATTAGTTTCAATAGTGTTTTCAAAGGTTCTTTCAAAGTTAATGAAGACCTATCAGATTAAACGATTTTTGGTATTCTTAGATCCGGCTATTGACGCTAAGGGCGCTGGTTGGAATTTGAATCAGGTTAAAATAGCAATTGGTTCTGGGGGGCTTTTAGGTAAAGGATTTTTAAAGGGGCCTTATACCCATGCTAATTATGTGCCATCTCAAAGTACTGATTTTATTTTTTCTATTCTTGCTGAAGAATTTGGGTTTTTGGGTGTTAGTACTATTTTAATATTATTTTTTATTCTTTTTTTTAAATTTTTGATAATAATGAATAAAAGTCAAGATAGATATATGGCCTTAGTACTATCTGGAATTTTAGGACTTTTATTTTTTCATACCTCTTTTAATGTTGGAATGTCTTTAGGAGTTCTTCCTATTACTGGGATTCCCTTTCCTTTTCTCTCTTATGGGGGTTCTTCTACTATTACATTTTTTTTAGCAATGTCTTTTTATTTCAATATTGAATCAATAGTTGCTATGGATTGA
- the thrS gene encoding threonine--tRNA ligase — protein sequence MSKDLDKEDILYKKRHSIAHVMAEAVRDLFPNTKIAIGPPIKDGFYYDFEFEKQITEDSLLDIENRMREILKTGSSFEKEIISVEQALEIFKDEPYKIDLIKNFDLQNEVSIYKSHNFVDLCRGPHVENMNKIDPKAFKLTSIAGAYWRGSEKNPMLTRIYGTLWNNEKELRSYLNLKEEIKKRDHRKLGKELDLFSIHEEIGPGLVFFHPNGAKIRSLIEDFWREEHSKNGYDILFTPHVGKSWLWQTSGHLDFYKDSMFEKIEMDKSDYYLKPMNCPFHIAIYNTGKHSYRDLPFRWAELGTVYRYEKIGALHGMMRARGFTQDDAHIICTHSQVLDEIKEVLRFAIYMWSKFGFSNLKAYLSTKPDKSVGDDFDWEMSLKVLEETLSDFEVPYEIDKGGGAFYGPKIDLKIVDSLEREWQMSTIQFDFNLPERFNMTYTAEDGKEKRPFMIHRALLGSIERFFGILVEHYGGVFPLWLSPIQVVIIPVNNIVEDYAIKVFNKFKNEGIRIKLDNSSSRMNAKIREYQSKKIPYMLIIGERESTEERVSIRTRTNEQINGIKLDEALKFILFKIRDKEI from the coding sequence GTGAGCAAAGATTTAGATAAAGAAGATATTCTTTACAAAAAAAGGCACTCGATAGCTCATGTTATGGCAGAAGCTGTTCGTGATTTATTTCCAAATACCAAAATTGCAATAGGCCCTCCCATTAAAGATGGTTTTTATTATGATTTTGAATTTGAAAAGCAGATTACAGAAGATTCTCTTTTAGATATAGAAAATAGAATGAGAGAGATTTTAAAGACTGGGAGTTCTTTTGAAAAAGAGATAATCAGCGTAGAACAGGCTCTTGAAATTTTTAAAGATGAACCTTATAAGATTGATTTGATTAAAAATTTTGATTTACAAAATGAAGTTTCTATTTACAAGAGTCATAATTTTGTTGATCTTTGTAGGGGCCCTCATGTTGAGAATATGAATAAAATTGATCCAAAGGCATTTAAGCTTACTAGTATTGCTGGAGCTTATTGGCGGGGCAGTGAAAAAAATCCAATGCTTACCAGAATTTATGGAACTTTATGGAATAATGAAAAAGAGCTAAGATCTTATCTTAATTTGAAAGAGGAAATAAAAAAAAGAGATCATAGAAAGCTTGGGAAAGAACTTGATTTATTTTCTATTCATGAAGAGATTGGACCAGGACTTGTTTTTTTTCATCCCAATGGTGCTAAAATAAGGTCTTTAATAGAAGATTTTTGGAGAGAAGAGCACTCTAAGAATGGATATGATATTCTTTTTACTCCTCATGTTGGCAAATCTTGGCTTTGGCAAACTTCTGGTCATTTAGACTTTTATAAGGATAGTATGTTTGAAAAAATAGAAATGGATAAAAGTGATTATTATCTTAAACCCATGAATTGTCCTTTTCATATTGCAATTTACAATACAGGTAAGCATTCTTATAGAGATTTGCCATTTAGATGGGCTGAACTTGGCACTGTGTATCGTTATGAAAAGATAGGTGCTTTGCACGGCATGATGAGAGCTAGAGGGTTTACTCAGGATGATGCTCATATTATATGCACTCATTCACAAGTTTTAGATGAAATTAAGGAAGTTCTTAGGTTTGCTATTTATATGTGGAGTAAATTTGGTTTTAGCAATTTAAAGGCATATCTTTCTACAAAGCCCGATAAATCTGTTGGTGATGATTTTGATTGGGAAATGTCTTTAAAAGTTCTTGAAGAGACTTTAAGCGATTTTGAAGTTCCTTATGAAATTGATAAAGGGGGAGGTGCTTTTTATGGGCCTAAAATTGATCTTAAGATAGTTGACTCGCTTGAGAGAGAGTGGCAGATGAGTACAATTCAATTTGATTTTAATCTTCCTGAGAGATTTAATATGACTTATACGGCTGAGGATGGTAAAGAAAAAAGACCATTTATGATTCATCGAGCTTTGTTGGGATCTATTGAAAGATTTTTTGGAATTCTTGTAGAGCATTATGGTGGGGTGTTTCCTTTATGGCTATCTCCTATTCAAGTAGTAATCATTCCTGTTAACAATATTGTAGAAGATTATGCTATTAAGGTTTTTAATAAATTTAAGAATGAGGGGATTAGAATAAAACTTGATAATAGTTCCTCAAGAATGAATGCTAAAATTAGAGAATATCAGTCTAAAAAAATACCTTATATGCTTATAATTGGCGAAAGAGAGTCAACAGAAGAGAGAGTATCTATTAGGACAAGAACAAATGAGCAAATAAATGGAATTAAACTTGATGAAGCTCTTAAATTTATTTTATTTAAAATAAGAGATAAGGAGATTTGA
- the pgsA gene encoding CDP-diacylglycerol--glycerol-3-phosphate 3-phosphatidyltransferase has protein sequence MNNLIKVITPNKITLARIVLSFIILILFFLENIFFSYVFFGIIWFLIIFNEFTDFIDGYLARKYSLVSNVGKILDPYADVLQHLTYFVFFFYKGITPYYFFVIFIYREISIGFVRNLFIQFNVVQQANFLGKLKSLLYAVCTFASLLFYTLNQLNFTEPVQNFISYILIFEFKFLFVVQMTYACAAFFAILSFLEYVLIFLNVKKYENK, from the coding sequence TTGAATAATTTAATAAAGGTAATTACCCCTAATAAGATAACATTAGCTAGGATTGTACTTTCATTTATCATATTAATTTTATTTTTTTTGGAAAATATATTTTTTTCGTATGTGTTTTTTGGAATTATTTGGTTTTTGATCATTTTTAATGAATTTACCGATTTTATTGATGGGTATCTTGCAAGAAAATATAGTCTTGTTAGCAATGTAGGTAAAATTTTAGATCCTTATGCAGATGTTTTGCAGCATTTAACATATTTTGTTTTTTTCTTTTATAAAGGCATAACCCCTTATTATTTTTTTGTAATATTTATTTATCGTGAAATTTCTATTGGGTTTGTTAGAAATTTATTTATTCAGTTTAATGTAGTTCAACAAGCAAATTTTTTGGGAAAATTAAAGTCACTTCTTTATGCTGTTTGCACTTTTGCAAGCCTTTTATTTTATACTTTAAATCAACTCAACTTTACAGAACCTGTTCAAAATTTCATTAGTTACATTTTAATTTTTGAATTTAAATTTTTATTTGTTGTTCAAATGACATATGCTTGTGCTGCTTTTTTTGCAATTTTATCATTTTTAGAATATGTGTTAATATTTTTGAATGTAAAAAAATATGAAAATAAATAA
- the cyaB gene encoding class IV adenylate cyclase, whose amino-acid sequence MFEIESKAFIPLKKLKRIIKLANKKFKFIKEEIKTDIYYSNQRKIIRIRKLNTLEKIVTFKKKILDNNNTIEINKEIEFKIDNINNFLILIKELKFKKLYKKIKKSLIYQTNNLNVEINEIKNLGFFLEIEKIINNQNDIDLAKKEIDNIINQFGLKENLETRPYSELLSLANQGKK is encoded by the coding sequence ATGTTTGAAATAGAATCAAAAGCATTTATTCCTCTGAAAAAGTTAAAAAGAATTATCAAGCTAGCAAATAAAAAATTTAAGTTTATTAAAGAAGAAATAAAAACTGATATCTATTACTCAAACCAAAGAAAAATTATAAGAATAAGAAAATTAAACACTCTAGAAAAAATTGTTACATTTAAAAAAAAAATATTAGACAACAACAATACTATAGAAATTAATAAAGAAATAGAATTCAAAATAGATAATATTAATAATTTTTTAATCCTTATAAAAGAACTTAAATTTAAAAAGCTATACAAAAAGATAAAAAAAAGTTTAATTTATCAAACTAATAATTTAAATGTAGAAATAAACGAAATAAAAAATCTTGGATTTTTTTTAGAAATAGAAAAAATAATTAACAATCAAAATGATATAGACTTAGCAAAAAAAGAAATTGATAACATAATCAACCAATTTGGATTAAAAGAAAACCTTGAAACTAGACCTTACTCTGAATTACTTTCATTGGCAAACCAAGGTAAAAAATAA